In Oryza sativa Japonica Group chromosome 3, ASM3414082v1, one DNA window encodes the following:
- the LOC4333727 gene encoding protein SABRE isoform X3, producing MGIHFTSAKTVPQDDLEEATPHFDVQIDLSEIHLVREGSSSLLEVLKVAAGASLDIPVDPFLPIRAEIDAKLGGTQCNLMLSRLMPWMRLHYLKSKGMKISKENSHRGISQTKEIKLIMWTCTVSAPEMSVMLYNLNGLVLYHICSQSSHLYANNIASKGIQIHTELGELQVHMQDEYKEFLKGNVFGVDTYSGSLMHIARVSLDWGYRGPEIEDMVETSRLTLVFSIDISGICVKFGFKHLESVVLNLMTFRTLFKSLASSRGSSKEKNLEHREKRRKKGVEILKLSVQKLSITYCGDANVVNMPVADPKRVNYGSQGGQVVISVSADGTPRLASITSELPGRSRNLMFSASVAISHLSVCINKEKRSTEAELERVKAIYEEDLSSSVKVTLLDMQNAKIVRRSGGLPDVPACSLFRATDINLRWEPDAHLAILETFIRIKYFLHNNKPINAEVGDICENGPGSISTGPGKPQKSDKRGSIFAVDVEVLRVSAELADGVEANMHIQSIFTENIMIGVLSEGLCLSLNGARIMKSTRIQISCIPFGTSSLLDAKVESSSKRDWVVQGLDVHICMPYRLPLRAIEDAVEDMIRALKLISAAKKTMLFPDGKENPRKVKSGTTSFGSVKFVLRKLTAEIEEEPIQGWLDEHYHLMRNKVCELGVRLKFLEEAISGSVDPNNCSSKEKLLYDGIEVDMHDTAALQKLRDEIHKQAFQSYYTACQKMVHAEGSGACAEGFQAGFKPSSRRASLLSLSASELDVTLTRIDGGEVAMVEFIKGLDPVCQEKDIPFSRLYGSDIAVLAGSLVIQLRDYTSPLFSATSGQCQGRVILAQQATCFQPQIQQNVYVGRWHKVMMLRSASGTTPAIKMYSNLPIYFQRGEISFGVGYEPSFADISYAFQIALRRVNLSTRVKDSGPTNQPPKKERSLPWWDDMRYYIHGKIVLYFNETTWKFLATTNPYEKVDRLQIVSEYMEIQQTDGHVDVSAKEFKMYISSLASMMKNCTLKVPPGVPRPFIYAPFFSLNVVIDWQCESGNPLNHYLHALPIEGEPRKKVYDPFRSTYLSLRWNFSLKPLQVQYDNDALSPSYGNSSMQCGAISDNHSKLANVEFPTMNLGAHDLAWVFKWWSLNYSPPHKLRSFSRWPRYKIPRAARSGNLSLDKVLVEFFFRVDATPCCIRHATLTEDDATLTEDDPANGLTFKMSRLKYELCYSRGKQKYTFDCKRESLDLVYRGLDLYKPEVYIMRDINLSSAETVSNLKTNTQLGKVIHNKGNMGNFQDKHEDGFLLSCDYFTIRRQSRKADPARLMEWQDAGRNLEITYVRSEFENGSESDHTLSEPSDDDDGFNVVLADNCQRIFVYGLRLLWTIENRDAVWSWVGGISKAFEPPKPSPSRQYVQRKMIEQRQTTEGSKLTQDATSSVHVGSPSGQHVEALGSTSPLHSKANLSYDIAGKHGLFDDSDKGGNLQFMVNVIKPQFNLHSEEANGRFLLAAASGRVLARSFHSVVHVGKEMLEQALGASSIQIPELQPEMTWQRADYSVLLEDVQAHVAPTDVDPGAGLQWLPRILGSSEKLKRTGALLERVFMPCEMYFRYTRHKGGTADLKVKPLKELIFNSPNITATMTSRQFQVMLDVLTNLLFARLPKPRKNSLQYSSDDEDVEEEADEVVPDGVEEVELAKISLEQKERERKLLLDDIRSLMGTGNNHTSNFLSVERDDCLWMINSGKSLLVERLKRDLENLKKSRKSASSTLRKALQKAAQLRLMEKEKNKTPSCAKRISMKISKVVWSMIADGNTFAEAEISEMVFDFDRDYKDIGVGRFTTKCFEVRNCISNAKCATLLSAWNTPPEKGVMLRVDLRQGAPKDGNSPVDLFELFQVEIHPLKIYLSETMYRMMWDYFFPEEDDSQRRQEVWRVSTSTGARRARRISTGADAVASTSYSVREHELPGRSGINVSTSTNVSSWQGSDNSQVSKLQSLKSNVVCGSHPELRRTSSFEMTLEESAVDSITNNNVVSLVNSNVSSRDTNNFMADNSVAAAEMFRSRTKDSKPTKSVRLSQDEKKVGKSHDEKRTRARKLIEFHDIKISQVELIVTYEGSRLAISDLRLLMDTFHREDFTGTWRRLFSRVKKHIIWSVLKSMAGMQVKKFKAHNRETHDGAVPDHDLNLSDSDGDHHGKPDQFPVSWLKRPGEGAGDGFVTSIRGLFNSQRRKAKAFVLRTVRGDGDNECHDEWSDSDGEFPFARQLTITKKLLRRHTRKLRPRGQKNTGLTLQDSLPSSPRETTPYQSDSDSSSESPYEDFHE from the exons ATGGGGATCCACTTTACTAGTGCAAAGACCGTGCCACAGGATGATCTAGAGGAAGCCACACCTCATTTTGATGTTCAAATTGATCTCAGTGAAATTCAT TTGGTGAGAGAAGGCTCTAGTTCTCTGTTGGAAGTGCTTAAAGTTGCAGCTGGAGCTTCTTTGGATATTCCTGTTGAT CCATTTCTTCCAATCAGAGCTGAGATCGATGCCAAGCTTGGTGGTACACAGTGCAATCTTATGTTAAGCAGATTGATGCCATGGATGCGTCTTCATTATCTGAAAAGCAAAGGAATGAAGATTTCAAAGGAGAACTCTCATCGAGGAATTTCTCAAACAAAAGAGATCAAGCTAATTATGTGGACCTGTACAGTTTCTGCTCCTGAAATGTCCGTAATGCTTTACAATCTTAATGGATTGGTTTTGTACCAT ATCTGTTCCCAATCATCTCATCTGTATGCAAATAACATTGCAAGCAAGGGTATTCAGATACACACAGAGCTTGGTGAATTGCAAGTGCATATGCAAGATGAATACAAAGAATTTTTAAAGGGGAACGTATTTGGTGTTGACACCTACTCTGGTTCCTTAATGCACATTGCTCGGGTAAGTCTTGATTGGGGATACAGGGGGCCTGAGATCGAAGATATGGTTGAAACTAGTAGACTTACTCTTGTATTTTCCATCGATATCAGTGGCATATGTGTAAAATTTGGCTTCAAGCATTTGGAATCTGTTGTGCTTAATTTGATGACCTTTAGGACTCTATTTAAGAGTCTTGCATCCTCTCGTGGAAGTTCAAAAGAGAAAAATTTGGAGCATagagagaaaaggagaaaaaaaggtgTGGAAATTTTGAAATTAAGCGTACAGAAATTGTCAATTACTTACTGTGGTGATGCAAATGTAGTAAATATGCCTGTCGCTGATCCAAAGCGTGTCAATTATGGATCTCAAGGTGGTCAAGTAGTTATTAGCGTGTCTGCTGATGGCACACCTCGTCTGGCAAGTATAACATCAGAACTACCAGGCAGGTCTCGTAACTTGATGTTCTCTGCATCTGTAGCTATTTCTCATCTCTCTGTGTGTATAAACAAGGAGAAAAGGTCAACAGAAGCTGAACTGGAACGGGTGAAGGCAATCTATGAGGAGGATCTTAGCTCTAGTGTCAAAGTGACACTGCTAGATATGCAGAATGCTAAAATTGTTCGCCGATCAGGTGGCCTTCCAGATGTTCCTGCTTGTTCCCTCTTTAGGGCAACAGACATTAATCTCAGATGGGAGCCTGATGCGCATTTAGCAATACTCGAGACCTTCATCCGCATCAAGTATTTCCTACATAATAACAAGCCAATCAATGCTGAAGTTGGCGATATCTGTGAGAATGGACCTGGTAGTATATCTACTGGTCCAGGAAAACCTCAGAAGTCTGACAAAAGAGGGTCGATTTTTGCTGTTGATGTGGAGGTGCTCAGAGTATCTGCTGAGCTTGCAGACGGTGTTGAAGCAAACATGCATATACAATCTATTTTTACTGAAAATATTATGATAGGTGTACTGTCTGAAGGCCTTTGTCTCAGTCTTAATGGTGCCAGAATAATGAAGAGCACGCGAATACAAATCTCATGTATTCCTTTTGGCACCAGTAGTTTGCTTGATGCAAAGGTTGAGTCATCATCCAAAAGAGATTGGGTTGTTCAAGGGTTAGATGTCCATATCTGCATGCCTTATAGGCTGCCATTGCGTGCTATAGAGGATGCTGTTGAAGATATGATTCGTGCCCTAAAGCTTATCTCTGCTGCCAAGAAAACTATGCTGTTTCCTGACGgcaaagaaaacccaagaaagGTTAAGTCTGGCACCACCAGCTTTGGATCTGTAAAGTTTGTGTTACGTAAACTGACAGCAGAAATAGAGGAGGAACCCATTCAAGGTTGGCTTGATGAACATTATCATTTGATGAGGAACAAAGTCTGTGAATTGGGAGTTAGGTTGAAATTTCTTGAAGAGGCTATATCAGGAAGTGTAGATCCTAATAATTGCAGTTCCAAGGAGAAACTTCTCTATGATGGCATTGAGGTTGACATGCATGACACTGCAGCTCTTCAAAAATTGCGGGACGAAATCCATAAGCAAGCTTTTCAATCTTATTATACGGCTTGTCAGAAAATGGTACATGCAGAAGGATCAGGAGCATGTGCAGAGGGTTTTCAAGCTGGATTCAAACCAAGTTCACGGAGAGCTTCACTTCTTTCACTTTCTGCTTCTGAACTGGATGTTACTTTGACCAGGATAGATGGTGGAGAGGTTGCAATGGTTGAATTCATAAAGGGGCTCGATCCTGTTTGTCAGGAGAAAGATATACCATTCTCCCGGCTATATGGGAGTGATATTGCTGTGCTTGCAGGTTCATTGGTCATACAACTGAGAGATTAtacttctcctctcttttctgcAACCAGTGGGCAATGCCAAGGTCGTGTTATTCTTGCTCAGCAG GCAACATGTTTTCAACCCCAAATACAGCAGAATGTATATGTTGGAAGATGGCACAAGGTCATGATGCTACGTTCTGCCAGTGGTACCACACCAGCAATTAAAATGTACTCAAATTTACCTATTTATTTCCAGAGGGGGGAGATTTCCTTTGGTGTTGGTTATGAACCATCTTTTGCTGACATAAGTTATGCATTTCAAATAGCCCTAAGGAGGGTTAATCTTAGCACCAGAGTAAAAGATTCTGGCCCAACAAACCAACCACCTAAAAAGGAGCGCAGCTTGCCATGGTGGGATGACATGAGATATTACATCCATGGAAAGATAGTTTTGTATTTCAATGAGACCACATGGAAGTTCCTGGCAACAACAAATCCTTATGAGAAGGTGGACAGGCTCCAAATTGTTTCCGAATACATGGAGATCCAGCAAACTGATGGGCATGTAGATGTTTCTGCAAAGGAATTCAAGATGTATATCAGTAGCTTAGCAAGTATGATGAAGAACTGCACATTAAAAGTTCCACCTGGTGTGCCCAGACCTTTTATCTATGCTCCTTTCTTCTCCCTTAATGTTGTTATTGATTGGCAGTGTGAATCTGGCAATCCATTGAATCATTATTTGCATGCGCTCCCCATTGAGGGTGAGCCAAGGAAGAAAGTTTATGATCCATTTCGATCCACTTATCTCTCGCTTAGGTGGAACTTCTCCCTCAAACCTTTGCAAGTACAATACGATAATGACGCATTATCTCCCAGTTATGGAAATAGTTCAATGCAATGTGGAGCCATCTCTGATAATCATTCCAAACTGGCTAATGTTGAATTCCCTACCATGAATCTGGGAGCCCATGACCTTGCTTGGGTTTTCAAGTGGTGGAGCTTAAATTATAGCCCTCCTCACAAACTGCGTTCGTTTTCGAGATGGCCTCGCTACAAAATTCCTCGAGCTGCTAGATCTGGTAACCTCTCACTGGATAAAGTTTTGGTCGAGTTCTTTTTCCGTGTTGATGCTACTCCCTGTTGCATAAGACATGCAACCTTAACTGAGGATGATGCAACCTTAACTGAGGATGATCCTGCTAATGGCTTGACCTTTAAAATGTCAAGGTTGAAGTATGAGTTATGTTACAGTCGGGGCAAACAGAAATACACATTTGATTGTAAGCGTGAATCTTTGGATCTTGTTTACCGTGGTCTTGACCTTTACAAGCCAGAAGTTTATATCATGCGAGACATAAACCTGTCTTCAGCTGAAACTGTATCCAACTTGAAAACAAATACACAACTAGGAAAGGTTATTCATAATAAAGGCAACATGGGCAATTTCCAGGATAAACATGAGGATGGCTTCCTCTTATCTTGTGATTATTTCACAATAAGAAGACAATCTCGTAAGGCAGATCCTGCAAGACTTATGGAATGGCAGGATGCTGGTAGGAATCTTGAGATAACATATGTTAGATCTGAGTTTGAGAATGGAAGTGAAAGTGACCACACTCTTTCTGAGCctagtgatgatgatgatggcttCAATGTGGTGCTAGCAGACAATTGTCAGCGCATTTTTGTCTATGGCCTTAGACTTTTATGGACTATTGAGAACCGAGACGCAGTTTGGTCATGGGTTGGAGGAATTTCCAAAGCATTTGAGCCTCCAAAACCCTCTCCGTCGCGGCAATATGTTCAAAGGAAGATGATTGAGCAAAGGCAAACTACTGAGGGTTCTAAACTAACTCAAGATGCTACCTCTTCTGTCCATGTTGGTTCTCCTTCAGGGCAACATGTTGAGGCTCTGGGTTCTACTTCCCCATTACATAGTAAAGCCAATTTATCCTATGATATTGCCG GGAAGCATGGCCTTTTTGATGATTCAGATAAGGGAGGGAATCTCCAATTCATGGTTAATGTTATTAAACCCCAATTCAACCTACATTCTGAAGAAGCCAAT GGTAGGTTTCTACTTGCTGCAGCCAGTGGGCGTGTGCTGGCTCGTTCGTTTCATTCAGTTGTTCATGTTGGGAAAGAAATGCTAGAGCAAGCACTGGGGGCAAGCAGTATACAAATTCCTGAGCTACAACCTGAAATGACCTGGCAAAGGGCTGATTACTCAGTGCTTCTTGAAGATGTTCAAGCTCATGTTGCACCGACTGATGTGGACCCAGGTGCTGGCCTGCAATGGCTTCCGCGGATTCTTGGTAGTTCCGAGAAATTAAAGCGCACAGGTGCCTTGTTAGAGAGAGTATTTATGCCTTGCGAGATGTACTTCCGTTACACTAGGCACAAAGGAGGAACTGCAGATTTGAAG GTTAAGCCACTGAAGGAGCTAATTTTTAATTCTCCAAACATCACTGCAACAATGACTTCGCGCCAGTTTCAAGTTATGCTAGATGTGCTTACCAATCTCCTTTTTGCAAGACTCCCCAA GCCTCGGAAAAACAGTCTACAATATTcatcagatgatgaagatgttgAAGAAGAGGCTGATGAGGTGGTTCCTGATGGAGTAGAAGAGGTGGAGCTTGCGAAAATTAGCCTTGAgcagaaggagagggagaggaaactACTACTGGACGATATAAGGTCCCTCATGGGAACTGGTAACAATCATACTAGCAACTTCCTTTCAGTTGAAAGGGATGATTGTTTATGGATGATCAACAGTGGAAAATCTTTACTG GTGGAAAGATTGAAGAGAGATCTTGAAAACCTTAAAAAGTCTCGAAAATCTGCATCTTCAACATTAAGGAAAGCATTGCAGAAAGCTGCACAGCTACGCTTGatggagaaagaaaagaacaaaactCCTTCTTGTGCCAAACGAATTTCTATGAAAATTAGCAAGGTTGTATGGAGCATGATCGCTGATGGGAACACATTTGCTGAAGCTGAGATCAGCGAAATG gTTTTTGATTTTGATCGGGATTACAAAGACATTGGTGTTGGTCGATTTACAACTAAATGCTTTGAAGTGAGGAATTGTATATCCAATGCCAAATGTGCTACATTGTTGTCTGCGTGGAACACTCCTCCTGAAAA AGGTGTCATGCTCCGTGTTGACTTGAGGCAAGGCGCTCCGAAGGATGGAAATTCTCCAGTTGATCTCTTTGAGCTCTTTCAG GTGGAGATACATCCACTGAAAATTTATCTGTCCGAAACAATGTACAGAATGATGTGGGATTATTTCTTTCCTGAGGAAGATGATTCACAAAGGCGTCAG GAAGTTTGGAGGGTTTCAACATCAACGGGAGCCAGAAGAGCTAGAAGAATATCTACTGGTGCTGATGCTGTTGCTTCTACTAGCTATTCTGTGAGAGAGCATGAGCTTCCTGGAAGGTCAGGTATAAACGTATCCACTTCAACAAATGTCTCCAGTTGGCAAGGCAGCGACAATTCACAG GTATCCAAATTGCAGTCTCTAAAGTCCAACGTGGTATGTGGTTCACATCCAGAGTTGCGACGGACATCTTCATTTGAAATGACTTTGGAGGAAAGTGCAGTTGATAGTATCACAAATAATAATGTGGTATCGCTGGTCAATTCGAATGTTTCCTCAAGAGACACCAACAACTTTATGGCAGATAACTCGGTTGCAGCTGCTGAGATGTTCAGGAGTAGAACTAAAGATTCAAAGCCCACCAAGTCTGTTCGTTTATCTCAAGATGAAAAGAAAGTTGGAAAATCTCATGATGAAAAAAGGACAAGAGCTCGGAAGTTGATTGAATTTCATGACATCAAGATTAGTCAG GTTGAACTTATTGTAACATATGAGGGATCAAGGCTTGCAATTAGTGACCTAAGGCTGCTTATGGATACTTTCCACCGCGAAGACTTTACTGGTACATGGAGGAGACTATTCTCAAGAGTCAAAAAACATATCATCTGGAGTGTCTTGAAGTCGATGGCTGGAATGCAG GTTAAGAAGTttaaggcccacaatcgggaaACACATGATGGAGCTGTTCCTGATCATGATCTGAATTTAAGTGACAGTGACGGTGACCATCACGGAAAGCCCGATCAGTTTCCTGTGTCATGGCTGAAGAGGCCGGGTGAAGGCGCAGGGGATGGATTTGTCACATCAATTAGAGGGCTCTTTAATTCACAGCGCCGTAAAGCAAAGGCGTTTGTGCTACGGACTGTGCGTGGAGATGGAGACAATGAATGCCATGACGAATGGAGTGACAGCGATGGCGAATTCCCTTTTGCTAGACAGCTTACAATCACTAAGAAGCTCTTACGGAGACATACAAGAAAGCTCCGTCCCAGGGGGCAGAAGAACACAGGCCTGACATTGCAAGATTCACTGCCATCTAGTCCACGCGAAACAACGCCATATCAAAGCGACTCGGACTCATCATCAGAGTCACCTTACGAGGATTTCCATGAGTAG